From the genome of Alosa alosa isolate M-15738 ecotype Scorff River chromosome 20, AALO_Geno_1.1, whole genome shotgun sequence, one region includes:
- the lratd2a gene encoding protein LRATD2a translates to MGNQVDKLSHLSYAEVPTTDPNGLDTEEDGPRIGVSYIFSNDDDELEDNVDGPDLDQNQEEKHYDKRNEVECAIYNRDECIYEKSVIAKDMETYSPENLLNKCKAGDLLEFVATSQYPQWVVYVGDFQVVHLHRAEVKNSFLTDASQGRRGRIVNDFYKFKPLSPEMVVQNAMEQVGAKDRELSWRNSECFAAWCKFGKREFKMGGEIRIGKQPYRLKIILPEKQTHVLEFQCLEDLIMEKRRNDQIGKVAMIQELANHLSNVGSIRSDPNAH, encoded by the coding sequence ATGGGAAATCAGGTCGACAAGCTGTCACATTTAAGTTATGCTGAAGTTCCGACCACGGATCCGAATGGATTGGACACGGAGGAGGACGGTCCAAGGATCGGGGTATcttatattttttcaaatgatGATGACGAGTTGGAGGACAATGTCGATGGACCAGACCTGGACCAGAATCAGGAAGAAAAACACTATGATAAGCGCAACGAAGTAGAGTGTGCCATCTATAACAGAGACGAATGTATTTACGAGAAAAGTGTCATAGCCAAAGACATGGAAACGTACTCCCCTGAGAATTTACTGAACAAATGCAAAGCAGGGGACCTGCTGGAGTTCGTGGCAACCAGCCAGTATCCCCAGTGGGTTGTCTACGTCGGGGACTTTCAAGTGGTTCACCTGCACAGGGCGGAGGTGAAGAACAGTTTTCTGACGGATGCGAGTCAGGGAAGGAGGGGTCGAATTGTAAACGATTTCTACAAATTCAAGCCACTTAGTCCGGAGATGGTTGTACAGAACGCCATGGAACAGGTGGGCGCCAAAGACCGGGAACTCAGTTGGAGAAATTCCGAATGTTTTGCTGCATGGTGTAAATTTGGTAAGCGTGAATTTAAAATGGGTGGTGAGATACGAATCGGAAAGCAGCCTTATCgtttaaaaataatcttgccggAAAAACAGACGCACGTACTCGAATTCCAGTGTTTGGAAGACCTGATcatggagaagaggaggaatgaCCAGATTGGAAAGGTTGCTATGATTCAGGAGCTGGCCAACCACCTCAGCAATGTCGGGAGTATCAGAAGTGACCCAAACGCACACTGA